From the Methanobacterium sp. CWC-01 genome, the window AAATAGGGGTAGGCTGGCTATTGTGGAGTTTAAGAAGATAGAAGGCACACCCGGACCTCCCCTATCGAGTCGTATCACAGCGGAGGAAGTTAACTCCGCCCTGGAAAGCAGGGGCTTCCAATCCCAGGAAGAGATGGAAGTGGGACCCTACCATTACGCTGTGGTCTTAGTTAAAAAATGAGGAAAAGAATATTAATTAATTTTCTTTTAATTAGCTGAACCTTTTTCTCTTTTGCTGTATGATGCTGGTGCCTTCTCTCATTCCTACTTTCTTTAACTTCTCACCACATTCAGGACATGTCTGTCCTTTTTTTCCAGATTTTTGATGGTTGCAATTGGTATTGGGACATAGGTACTGGTCAAACATTTCATAGCCTCCGTAGGTGGTTGTTGTTTTTTTTGGTTAAATTTTTTGTGTCATGTAGATTCTAGCACAGGGAGAAATCAAAATATTTTCTGATTATAATACTTAAACTTACTATTTTCTGAAATGAATGTAAATACTAGTTAGTCTATACTAACATTGGGGAGTTAATTTTTTCTCCATCCAACCAATCGAATATGTCTCCCCTTGGTCTTTATATGTGAAAGGCCCCCGGATCTGTGGAGGTTAAAAGGACACGATGCCATATAAGCCTCCTGGAGTTAAGCCTGTACTGTGATTCCTTCTAAACCTCCAACCTATCCCGTTTCCAAGTACTGATTTAAAATATTTATCTTAAATTTAGGAAATTTCATTTTAATTGGGACATGGGCCCATTTCGTTTTATTTTCACCCAGAAACAGCCTCTTTAATTTAATATAACCCCGTATACTTCAACACAAAATCAGAATATTCACTATCCAGTATCCGGAGTGCAGCCATGGTCTCGGGAGAGGAGGCACAGCGCATCTCCACCAGGTTCCTTAAAGTCCCATTCTTCATATGGGCTTTCACTTCCCGGATAACGAAGTCCATACTGTTTTTATTGTACTCTAAAAGTCCGGAGTAGTCCATATCATATTTTTCCTTATGGTAGATCTCATAGTTCGCCACCGGATAGTTAAAGTCAGGGGTGAGCATAACCCCTAGTAGGGCATGGTATCCGCAGGACGCATCTCCAAAAAGGTCCACCCCCAGGTAGGAAAGCAGGGGGATGAAGTTCAGATGACAGAAGGGCACGTATAAAGATGAATTAGGATTTATAGCCTCCCGGATCGCTACCATCGTCTCCACCAGATTTCGGGGTCTTTTTAGGAGTTTATCAACGTTAGCCAAAAGAAAATTCCTATAGCCCAACTTTTCCAGTTCCTGAGCACATTCCAGCCGAAGATCCAAGTACTTGGCCCCGTGGATCACGGCTGTATCATCCCGATTACCTTCTTGTGCTTTCAGGATGGTCTCCGCCACTGACCATTGGGCCAGGGTCCGGGGCACTTCATAGGGCATGGGCTGGTTATCCACCACAGCTACTTGCTCGGCGTCCAGTATGGTGGGTGTTATAAGGTTGTTCCACTTGCCCAGCCGGGCAGGGCCGTCGTGTAGGGTTATCTCCAACATGGGATCATCTTTTCAATTAATTAATCAATTATCAATATTTAATTTATTATATTCCTTAATTATTATAGCCACTATTCCGGCAGCCTGTAACTCCAGGGTACCCATAAGACCACCATTATTATCCCCACTATCACCAGGGATAATAGGAATATCCCGATATTCTGGATGAGGCTGAAGGCTTCTGCGTAGAGGATTAGCCATAATGCCAGAAACAGCAGCCACATAAATCCAAAGAAGATGGTAAAGTATACACGTCTGGCCTCGGGTTGTGGTTCACCCATCCGGTCACCCCCTACTATTACTTTAAGTTTTTTACCATATTTTTAGATTACCAAATCGAGTGTAACCTAAAAGGTGACACAAAGCAATTTTTCCGCAACCTATATATATGGAACCAAATACACCCTTCATTGGTAATCATAAGTTTTTCTAGATACTAATATGATGGCC encodes:
- a CDS encoding archaeosine tRNA-ribosyltransferase, which produces MLEITLHDGPARLGKWNNLITPTILDAEQVAVVDNQPMPYEVPRTLAQWSVAETILKAQEGNRDDTAVIHGAKYLDLRLECAQELEKLGYRNFLLANVDKLLKRPRNLVETMVAIREAINPNSSLYVPFCHLNFIPLLSYLGVDLFGDASCGYHALLGVMLTPDFNYPVANYEIYHKEKYDMDYSGLLEYNKNSMDFVIREVKAHMKNGTLRNLVEMRCASSPETMAALRILDSEYSDFVLKYTGLY